One region of uncultured Sulfurimonas sp. genomic DNA includes:
- a CDS encoding methyltransferase domain-containing protein, translating into MKKRVEVLHKIIAKKQKEIKDKRMHSYLNTKKYGYEKINNYFCGENVLELGTDGSSTSSILVRWSKKLTIVDMHDKFTSQIQKDEKLQDVNFILSSWEDYKPVEKFSDIFLTDSLEHVQEPVKLLKLIKNWLSEDGKLHIIVPNALSIHRLLGVEMGFLNSPYELNDNDISSNHIKVYDHNILKQEIRDAGLNIVVCEGVQFKPNTDVQLANLDENFSRALNNLSYMFNEYCAEIYACCRQ; encoded by the coding sequence ATGAAAAAAAGAGTTGAAGTTTTACATAAAATAATTGCAAAAAAGCAAAAAGAGATTAAAGATAAAAGGATGCACTCTTACTTAAATACCAAGAAATACGGTTATGAAAAAATCAACAACTATTTTTGCGGTGAAAATGTTTTAGAACTAGGAACTGACGGTAGTTCTACCTCATCCATTTTAGTTAGATGGTCTAAAAAACTTACAATTGTTGATATGCATGATAAATTTACATCTCAAATCCAAAAAGATGAAAAACTCCAAGACGTAAATTTTATACTTTCATCTTGGGAAGATTATAAACCTGTCGAAAAGTTTAGCGATATATTTTTAACTGATTCGCTAGAACATGTACAAGAGCCTGTAAAGCTTTTAAAGCTGATAAAAAACTGGCTAAGTGAAGATGGAAAACTTCATATCATAGTTCCAAATGCTTTGAGTATTCATCGATTACTCGGTGTTGAGATGGGCTTTTTAAACTCTCCGTATGAGCTAAATGATAATGATATAAGTTCAAACCATATAAAAGTCTATGACCATAATATCTTAAAACAAGAGATAAGAGATGCTGGACTCAACATTGTTGTCTGCGAAGGTGTACAGTTTAAACCAAATACAGATGTTCAACTAGCCAACCTAGATGAGAATTTTTCTAGAGCTTTAAATAACCTCTCATATATGTTTAATGAGTATTGTGCAGAGATATATGCTTGTTGTAGGCAGTAG
- a CDS encoding class I SAM-dependent methyltransferase gives MQGIIVEILNSLGVKKDDKVLDFGCGDSRLVKFINENGFICYGADIQEDRISEAKKIFQESFLNPDFLRVIQTERDGYTIKDEEFKLPFEDNFFDYIVSFQVFEHISNLEEVIKELYRVIKVGGKIYLEFPSTYTIVEPHLEIPFVHYLKYSKFRENYIYFFAKLKKIDEPRKYAKMQNDYLKTSCFYRNHNEFDKMFKDGGFTKKDYSYERRSLRMQKDKVFTLRELLLYKQRRYDNKSSLESFSYAMNIYLKLHSFFYSMLRNRMLVFTKETK, from the coding sequence ATGCAAGGTATTATTGTAGAGATACTGAACTCTTTGGGTGTCAAAAAAGATGATAAAGTCCTAGACTTTGGTTGTGGTGATTCACGTCTTGTAAAGTTCATAAATGAGAATGGATTTATTTGCTATGGGGCGGATATTCAAGAAGATAGAATAAGTGAAGCAAAAAAAATATTTCAGGAATCTTTTCTAAACCCGGATTTTTTAAGAGTTATACAGACAGAACGAGACGGTTATACTATTAAAGACGAAGAATTTAAACTACCTTTTGAAGATAATTTTTTTGACTATATAGTCTCTTTTCAAGTTTTTGAACATATTAGCAACTTAGAAGAAGTTATAAAAGAACTTTACCGCGTTATAAAAGTCGGCGGCAAAATATATTTGGAATTTCCTTCTACTTACACAATAGTTGAGCCGCATCTTGAAATTCCATTTGTGCACTATTTGAAATACTCTAAATTTAGAGAAAATTACATCTACTTTTTTGCAAAACTAAAAAAAATAGATGAGCCAAGAAAATATGCAAAGATGCAAAATGATTATTTAAAAACATCGTGCTTTTACAGGAATCATAATGAGTTTGACAAGATGTTTAAAGATGGTGGTTTTACTAAAAAAGACTACTCATATGAGAGACGTTCACTTAGAATGCAAAAAGATAAGGTTTTTACATTGAGGGAACTTCTTTTATATAAACAAAGAAGATATGATAACAAGAGTAGTTTGGAAAGTTTTAGTTACGCAATGAATATATACTTAAAACTGCACTCATTTTTTTACTCTATGCTGAGAAATAGAATGTTGGTTTTTACAAAGGAAACTAAATGA
- a CDS encoding Gfo/Idh/MocA family oxidoreductase, translating into MKRFALIGASGYIAPRHMQAIKETKNQLVAALDPYDGIGIMDSYFPDASFFREFERFDRFIDKYHRENEKRIDYISIATPNYLHDSHIRFALRSGAQAICEKPLVLNPHNLDQLKVIESETNNKINTILQLRLHPSIIALKEKISKELKQTPNKIYDIDLTYLTSRGKWYFISWKGNESKSGGIASNIGIHFYDMLSWIFGEVEENIVHIKTPDTNSGILKLKNANVKWFLSINTNYIPQNVKAIGQTTFRSISVDGQEIEFSDGFKDLHTKSYEEILKGNGFGIDDAYKSVEIVSQIRRIEPISLHGDYHPFCKKVY; encoded by the coding sequence GTGAAAAGATTTGCACTTATAGGCGCTAGCGGGTATATTGCCCCAAGACATATGCAGGCTATAAAAGAGACAAAAAACCAACTTGTAGCGGCACTCGATCCTTATGATGGCATCGGTATCATGGACAGCTACTTTCCTGATGCATCTTTTTTTAGAGAGTTTGAAAGATTTGATAGATTTATAGACAAATATCATAGAGAAAATGAAAAGAGAATAGACTATATAAGCATTGCAACTCCTAACTATCTACATGATTCACATATACGCTTTGCTCTTAGAAGCGGTGCACAGGCTATTTGTGAGAAACCTCTTGTCTTAAATCCGCACAATTTAGACCAATTAAAAGTTATAGAAAGTGAAACAAACAATAAGATAAATACCATTTTGCAGTTAAGACTTCATCCATCAATAATAGCCTTAAAAGAAAAAATCTCAAAAGAGCTAAAACAAACTCCAAATAAAATATATGACATAGATTTGACATATCTTACAAGCAGAGGCAAATGGTACTTTATATCTTGGAAAGGCAATGAGAGTAAATCAGGAGGAATAGCTTCAAATATTGGTATACACTTTTACGATATGCTCTCTTGGATATTTGGTGAAGTAGAAGAAAATATTGTACACATAAAAACACCAGATACAAACTCTGGGATATTGAAGCTAAAAAATGCAAATGTAAAATGGTTTCTCTCCATAAATACCAACTACATTCCTCAAAACGTCAAAGCTATAGGTCAAACTACCTTTAGAAGTATTAGTGTTGATGGACAAGAGATAGAATTTTCTGATGGTTTTAAAGATTTGCATACAAAAAGCTATGAAGAGATACTAAAAGGAAATGGTTTTGGGATTGATGATGCTTATAAATCAGTTGAAATAGTTTCTCAAATAAGGCGTATTGAACCTATCAGTCTTCACGGAGACTACCATCCATTTTGCAAAAAGGTTTACTAA
- a CDS encoding DegT/DnrJ/EryC1/StrS family aminotransferase, with product MNIPISKPYFDKCESENIVKPLHSGWVVQGKFVKEFEELFCTHTKAKFTHATTSCTTALHLALVALDIGLGDEVIIPSFTYIATANTIEQCGAKPLFCDIELDSFNIDIAKLEDIIKSNPKVKAIMPVNLFGLCANMDAIVKLAKKYDLKTIEDSACGFDAWLNNKHSGTFGDIGCFSFHPRKSLCTGEGGMLITDSDELNVKITQLKDHGASKSDMLRHEEGGSLLPEFNFAGFNYRMTDMQGALGVCQMHKADEIMRKKRALAKKYDEALREFDFLQTPKYDENYIHGYQSYVCLFTDGKNMQDLTKKKIDAINVKRNTFMQKLESFGIATRQGTHAVHTLGFYKKKYDFKDEYFLMSYAADRLSIALPLYPQMSNEEFDYVISYIRSCANLS from the coding sequence ATGAATATACCTATATCTAAACCATATTTTGATAAATGTGAAAGCGAAAATATTGTTAAACCGTTGCATAGCGGTTGGGTAGTTCAGGGTAAATTTGTAAAAGAGTTTGAAGAGCTTTTTTGCACACATACAAAAGCAAAGTTTACTCACGCAACAACAAGTTGTACAACTGCTTTGCATCTGGCTTTAGTCGCTTTGGATATCGGTTTAGGTGATGAAGTGATTATTCCCTCTTTTACATATATAGCAACCGCAAACACCATAGAGCAATGCGGTGCGAAGCCTCTGTTTTGTGATATAGAGCTAGATAGCTTTAATATTGATATCGCTAAATTAGAAGATATTATCAAGTCAAATCCAAAAGTAAAAGCGATAATGCCTGTAAATCTTTTTGGGCTATGTGCAAATATGGATGCAATTGTGAAGCTGGCAAAAAAATATGATTTAAAAACCATAGAAGATTCCGCATGCGGATTTGATGCTTGGCTAAATAATAAACATTCAGGAACATTTGGAGATATTGGATGCTTTTCATTCCATCCAAGAAAATCACTCTGTACGGGTGAGGGCGGTATGCTGATTACGGATTCTGATGAACTAAACGTCAAAATAACACAGCTCAAGGACCACGGCGCATCTAAAAGTGATATGTTAAGACATGAAGAAGGTGGGAGTCTGCTTCCTGAATTTAACTTTGCAGGTTTTAACTATAGAATGACTGATATGCAAGGTGCACTTGGAGTTTGTCAGATGCATAAAGCTGATGAAATCATGCGTAAAAAAAGAGCTTTAGCAAAAAAATATGATGAGGCTTTAAGAGAGTTTGACTTTTTGCAAACACCAAAATATGACGAAAACTATATTCACGGTTATCAGTCTTATGTATGTTTATTTACAGACGGAAAAAATATGCAAGACCTGACTAAAAAAAAGATAGATGCCATAAATGTAAAGCGTAATACTTTTATGCAAAAACTAGAATCTTTTGGTATAGCGACAAGACAAGGAACTCATGCTGTTCACACTTTGGGATTTTACAAAAAAAAGTATGATTTTAAAGATGAATATTTTTTAATGAGTTATGCAGCAGATAGACTCAGCATTGCTCTTCCTTTGTACCCTCAGATGAGTAATGAAGAGTTTGATTATGTCATATCTTACATTAGGAGTTGTGCAAATTTATCATGA
- a CDS encoding class I SAM-dependent methyltransferase codes for MLDQRTLCPVCDSKESHLLRKFKYEKLYDFFAIYDGFNKNDFDSIKGKYYTLLQCKDCRHIYQVMVPNENFSYTLYEKWINSDTSYKYQKSKYNSRFFNILQYEINILFHHFGRDPSTIKILDFGAGWGDFAILAKAHGFDVYAAELSDARLKNLQKNNIKVISLQECDIEFDYIRSDQVFEHLGNPKVVLQQLKDLLHTDGILRITVPNSDGFETLLSKTDENEKLDFQGKFNAIFPLEHLNCFNPKNLELMANKVNLKKYKFPLKTEYASSTNWAIKNILSNLYKPIINRYLKDKNNMCFKK; via the coding sequence ATGTTAGATCAAAGAACTTTATGCCCTGTCTGCGATTCAAAAGAGTCTCATCTTCTTCGTAAATTTAAATATGAAAAACTTTATGATTTTTTTGCTATTTATGATGGTTTCAACAAAAATGACTTTGATTCTATAAAAGGTAAATACTATACATTATTACAATGTAAAGATTGCCGACATATTTATCAGGTTATGGTTCCAAATGAAAATTTCTCATATACTTTATATGAAAAATGGATAAATTCAGACACTTCATATAAGTATCAAAAAAGCAAGTACAATAGCAGATTTTTTAATATCTTACAGTATGAAATAAATATACTTTTTCATCATTTTGGCAGAGACCCATCAACCATAAAAATTCTAGATTTTGGTGCGGGTTGGGGTGATTTTGCAATTTTAGCCAAAGCACACGGTTTTGATGTGTATGCTGCAGAATTATCAGATGCTCGTCTTAAAAACTTGCAAAAGAACAACATAAAAGTAATTTCACTTCAAGAGTGTGACATAGAGTTTGATTATATAAGAAGCGATCAGGTTTTTGAGCACTTAGGCAATCCAAAAGTAGTGCTACAACAACTAAAAGATCTTTTACACACAGATGGTATACTTAGAATTACCGTGCCAAATAGTGATGGATTTGAGACTTTACTATCAAAAACAGATGAAAATGAAAAGTTAGATTTTCAAGGCAAGTTCAATGCAATATTTCCTCTTGAGCATCTAAACTGTTTTAATCCAAAAAACTTAGAACTTATGGCAAATAAAGTTAATCTAAAAAAATATAAATTTCCATTAAAAACAGAGTATGCTTCATCCACAAATTGGGCTATAAAAAATATCTTAAGTAACTTGTATAAACCTATAATAAATAGATATTTAAAAGATAAAAACAATATGTGCTTTAAAAAATGA
- a CDS encoding NAD-dependent epimerase/dehydratase family protein produces MAKILITGIAGFIGSALAQKLSETDDEVIGIDNLNSYYDVTLKHSRMKNLGFELDNIDENKVVISTKYKNLSFLKTDITNLSDMEEIFKTYNFEYVIHLAAQAGIRYSFKYPETYVNVNIVGTFNIFELSKKYDVKHLLYASSSSVYGDTDEEILSVDMKCDTPLNMYAASKKSNELMAHSYASLNKMNITGLRFFTVYGPWGRPDMAPMIFADAITSESTINLFNKGDMYRDFTYIDDIVDGIVLIIKSDLEENYNIFNIGNSAPVNMKDFVNIMQDKFQKEADIKYLPMQKGEVYKTYADISKMKEHFNFSPKTDIKEGIEKFVSWYCQYYGIDRCAGL; encoded by the coding sequence ATGGCTAAAATATTAATCACAGGAATTGCCGGATTTATTGGTTCGGCTTTAGCACAAAAACTTAGCGAAACAGATGATGAAGTAATCGGCATAGACAACTTAAACAGTTACTATGATGTAACTCTTAAACATTCTCGTATGAAGAATCTGGGTTTTGAACTAGATAATATTGATGAAAATAAAGTTGTAATCTCTACCAAATACAAAAACCTATCTTTTCTAAAAACAGACATTACAAACTTATCTGATATGGAAGAAATTTTTAAAACCTATAACTTTGAGTATGTTATTCATCTAGCGGCTCAAGCAGGCATACGATACTCTTTTAAATATCCAGAGACTTATGTCAATGTCAATATTGTAGGAACATTCAATATATTTGAGTTAAGTAAAAAATATGATGTAAAGCATCTTTTATATGCAAGTTCTTCTTCTGTTTATGGAGATACAGATGAAGAAATCCTCTCCGTCGATATGAAGTGCGATACACCGCTAAATATGTACGCAGCTTCCAAAAAAAGCAACGAGTTAATGGCACACTCCTACGCTTCACTGAATAAGATGAATATAACAGGATTACGTTTTTTCACGGTTTATGGTCCTTGGGGTCGTCCTGATATGGCTCCTATGATATTTGCAGATGCCATCACTTCAGAGAGTACTATAAACCTCTTTAATAAAGGCGATATGTATAGAGATTTTACTTATATTGATGATATTGTTGATGGAATAGTACTGATTATAAAGAGTGACCTTGAAGAAAACTACAATATTTTTAACATTGGAAATTCTGCTCCTGTAAATATGAAAGATTTTGTAAACATCATGCAAGATAAATTTCAAAAAGAAGCCGACATAAAATATCTTCCTATGCAAAAAGGTGAAGTATATAAGACTTACGCAGATATTTCAAAAATGAAAGAACATTTCAACTTCTCTCCAAAAACAGATATAAAAGAGGGCATAGAGAAATTCGTCTCTTGGTACTGCCAATATTATGGAATAGACAGATGTGCGGGATTGTAG
- a CDS encoding glycosyltransferase, with protein MKILFIIDTMSAGGAQKVLLSHCEYLVKCSHQVTLVSLKKINKHKISDKINYIELIDFNERITTNIFNILQELSVYVKQAEIIVGFSDFIVNYIAYLSAKIYDKPLLICVRNQLSKQIETYPQHTDINKDLMSSILSNSNVLVQSEVIKKDMFDNFNIKNAKVTVLANPISMKIIKPKNIFDSHKKNIVVVGRLSIQKNILLIIKSLSLLKKEYLERLYLHIIGDGDEHTKLEKEISSLNLNKYVKFHGYKKEVLPYISEADIMILASRFEGQPNVILEAFSQNTLVLASDIEPIKELVDDNENGVLFKDNDVDSLVSKLIYCLDNDLNKLVKNAYVSLNQYSDVHHKFENILKNIVSDYEKKS; from the coding sequence ATGAAGATATTATTCATAATTGACACTATGTCAGCAGGTGGTGCTCAAAAAGTCTTACTATCGCACTGTGAATACCTTGTAAAATGCTCTCATCAGGTTACATTAGTCAGTTTAAAAAAAATCAACAAACATAAAATTAGTGATAAAATCAACTATATAGAATTAATTGATTTCAATGAAAGAATAACTACAAATATTTTTAATATTTTACAAGAACTAAGCGTATATGTAAAACAAGCAGAGATAATAGTAGGTTTTAGTGATTTTATTGTTAATTACATAGCTTACTTATCTGCAAAAATATATGATAAGCCTTTGTTGATTTGTGTAAGAAATCAGCTGAGTAAACAGATAGAAACTTATCCACAACACACAGATATAAACAAAGACTTAATGTCATCTATTTTGTCAAACTCAAATGTTTTGGTGCAATCTGAAGTCATAAAAAAAGACATGTTTGATAACTTCAATATAAAAAATGCCAAAGTAACTGTTTTAGCAAATCCAATCTCAATGAAAATCATAAAACCTAAAAATATCTTTGATTCACACAAAAAGAACATAGTTGTTGTAGGTAGGTTGAGTATACAAAAGAACATACTTCTTATCATTAAATCCTTATCTCTTTTGAAAAAAGAGTATTTAGAGAGACTATATTTACATATTATCGGTGATGGAGATGAACATACTAAACTTGAAAAAGAAATCAGCTCTTTAAATCTTAATAAATACGTTAAATTTCACGGTTACAAAAAAGAAGTTCTACCTTACATAAGTGAAGCAGATATAATGATTTTAGCATCTAGATTTGAAGGTCAGCCAAATGTTATTTTAGAAGCGTTTTCTCAAAACACGTTGGTACTGGCTTCGGATATTGAACCGATAAAAGAGCTAGTAGATGACAATGAGAACGGTGTTTTATTTAAAGATAATGATGTTGACAGTTTAGTTAGTAAGCTAATTTATTGTTTAGATAACGATTTAAATAAGCTTGTTAAAAATGCTTACGTTTCATTAAATCAGTATAGTGATGTTCATCATAAATTTGAAAATATTTTAAAAAACATAGTGAGTGATTATGAAAAAAAGAGTTGA
- a CDS encoding radical SAM protein, which yields MSSIVENFPTRIAIELTPICNLTCDMCPRHIIDKNSGFLEFELWKRLIDEIQKQSPNSIVLPFWRGESLLHKEFVKFSEYALEKNIRLHISTNGHYVKGEKAKVLSKYEFITFSLHTKEGFKNALDFVKNYKNKQNTIQASFVDCEEEMMPFLDELILSDNLCGFDTIRLYEEHTKDGKFGYSGKEIFESRTFCPKLTNTLVVASDGSISRCNHIWNTENYNLNSKSIKEAWESEVLGSIRNNYPDNLCLPCDQWSGNTNGKTWKIKDNIISEKNIGNL from the coding sequence ATGTCATCCATTGTTGAAAACTTTCCTACTCGAATCGCCATAGAATTAACGCCCATATGTAATTTGACTTGCGATATGTGTCCTAGACACATCATTGATAAAAACAGCGGTTTCCTTGAATTTGAACTATGGAAAAGACTCATAGATGAAATTCAAAAGCAAAGCCCAAATAGTATTGTTTTGCCTTTTTGGAGAGGAGAAAGTTTGCTTCATAAAGAGTTTGTTAAATTCTCTGAGTATGCTTTAGAAAAAAATATTAGACTTCATATCTCCACCAACGGACACTATGTTAAGGGTGAAAAAGCAAAAGTATTGTCAAAGTATGAGTTTATAACATTTTCTCTCCACACAAAGGAGGGCTTTAAAAATGCTCTTGATTTTGTAAAAAACTATAAAAATAAACAAAATACTATTCAAGCCTCTTTTGTTGATTGTGAAGAGGAAATGATGCCTTTCTTGGATGAACTTATCCTCTCGGACAACTTATGCGGTTTTGATACAATCAGACTCTATGAAGAACATACCAAAGACGGAAAGTTTGGATATTCCGGTAAAGAAATATTTGAATCAAGAACTTTTTGTCCAAAACTCACAAACACTTTAGTTGTGGCATCTGATGGCTCAATATCTAGATGCAACCATATCTGGAATACTGAGAACTATAATCTAAATAGTAAAAGTATAAAAGAAGCTTGGGAGAGTGAGGTTTTAGGCAGTATCAGAAATAATTATCCGGATAACTTATGTCTACCATGTGATCAGTGGAGTGGAAACACAAATGGAAAAACATGGAAAATTAAAGATAATATCATTAGTGAAAAAAACATAGGGAATTTATAG
- a CDS encoding glycosyltransferase, whose amino-acid sequence MKRIAFFTQNLSTGGVQKSVSSLANYLASYYDVSIIIAEDNKTTNYTINNDIQIYKIKTKKVDIEKDGVGRELFDYRVVELDKILEHIDANLTISYEDYNNLILLQTKSRCKKVVSCRVSLSDSYKQDSFIHLLKSSFYFQMIKDTYTKAGLVITVAKHIENELHLLNPLIKTCTIYNGIKKVHSTNNEINDTNFILNVGRLHPQKGQKDLIYAFDLIKDKIEQNLIILGDGELKEELQNLITELNLKQRVFLKGFKDPYPYIKKCSLFVFPSYYEGFSNSILELMSMKKAIVSYSYKGADEILPKESLVELSDTKNLSKKMLHYLKNEDEKRLLENKLYEISKNYTLETSLKSFHDKFAQLLM is encoded by the coding sequence ATGAAAAGAATAGCTTTCTTTACCCAAAACCTCTCAACAGGGGGAGTTCAAAAATCTGTTTCTTCTTTAGCAAACTATTTGGCATCTTACTATGATGTTTCAATAATTATCGCAGAAGACAACAAAACTACAAACTACACCATCAACAATGACATACAAATCTATAAGATTAAAACAAAAAAAGTAGATATTGAAAAAGATGGAGTGGGAAGAGAGCTGTTTGATTACAGAGTAGTAGAACTTGATAAAATCTTAGAGCATATAGATGCTAACTTGACAATAAGTTACGAAGACTATAACAATTTGATTTTACTTCAGACAAAAAGCAGATGCAAGAAAGTTGTATCGTGTAGAGTTAGTCTAAGTGATAGTTATAAACAAGATAGTTTTATTCATCTGCTAAAGAGTTCATTTTATTTTCAAATGATTAAAGATACATATACCAAAGCAGGCTTAGTTATAACAGTCGCCAAACATATTGAAAATGAACTGCATCTACTAAATCCTCTCATTAAGACATGTACCATTTACAATGGAATAAAAAAAGTTCACTCAACTAATAATGAGATTAACGATACTAATTTCATTTTAAATGTTGGAAGGTTGCATCCACAAAAAGGTCAAAAAGACCTTATCTACGCTTTTGATTTAATCAAAGACAAAATAGAGCAAAACTTGATTATACTCGGAGACGGTGAGCTAAAAGAGGAGTTGCAAAATTTAATAACAGAGCTAAATCTTAAACAAAGAGTATTCTTAAAAGGTTTTAAAGATCCTTACCCATACATAAAAAAATGTTCTCTTTTTGTTTTTCCTTCATATTATGAAGGTTTTTCAAACTCTATCTTAGAACTTATGAGCATGAAAAAAGCTATAGTTTCATATAGCTACAAAGGTGCCGATGAGATACTGCCAAAAGAGTCCTTAGTAGAACTAAGTGATACCAAAAACCTCTCAAAAAAAATGTTGCATTACCTGAAAAATGAAGATGAAAAACGACTTCTGGAAAATAAACTTTATGAGATTTCTAAAAACTATACCCTAGAGACAAGCCTTAAAAGTTTTCATGATAAATTTGCACAACTCCTAATGTAA
- a CDS encoding acyltransferase has protein sequence MSKYFSHESAYIDAQVSIGDNTKIWHFCHILSGTNIGKNCSFGQNCVVGPNINIGSGVKAQNNISIYEGVEIEDNVFLGPSMVFTNVINPRAFIVRKHEFKKTLLKKGSTIGANATIICGVTIGEYALIGSGALINKDVKPYALMAGVPARQIGWVGISGNTLEFVNNKAKDDYGIYEIIDDNLKVSFLNG, from the coding sequence ATGAGTAAATATTTTTCACATGAATCAGCCTACATAGATGCGCAAGTAAGCATTGGGGACAATACAAAAATTTGGCATTTTTGCCATATACTCTCAGGAACAAACATTGGCAAAAATTGCTCTTTTGGACAAAACTGTGTAGTCGGTCCAAATATAAATATAGGCTCTGGAGTAAAAGCACAAAATAATATTTCCATATATGAAGGGGTAGAAATAGAAGATAATGTTTTTCTGGGTCCTTCTATGGTTTTTACAAACGTAATTAATCCAAGAGCTTTTATAGTAAGAAAACATGAGTTTAAAAAGACTCTTCTTAAAAAAGGCTCTACAATAGGAGCAAATGCAACAATAATCTGCGGTGTCACTATTGGAGAGTATGCACTAATAGGAAGCGGAGCCCTAATAAACAAAGATGTTAAGCCTTATGCCCTTATGGCAGGAGTTCCTGCTCGTCAAATTGGTTGGGTTGGCATCTCTGGAAATACTTTAGAGTTTGTCAACAACAAAGCAAAAGATGATTATGGAATTTATGAAATAATAGATGATAATTTAAAAGTAAGTTTTTTAAATGGCTAA